A genomic segment from Spinacia oleracea cultivar Varoflay chromosome 3, BTI_SOV_V1, whole genome shotgun sequence encodes:
- the LOC110804546 gene encoding AAA-ATPase At3g50940 isoform X2 — translation MATQSNNMVAAKSILSTVGSTVAAAMVARSIINDFLPYEIRNYLFSSLHSVFSRRLSSEITMIIDEFDGLETNQIFEAAELFIGARTKTTSTSTSATRLKVRKPESEKQILVNVDRDEEIVDEFEGIKFRWMLHCRTIESSYNLRDMNSTLRSEVRAFHLTFHKKFKAIALEKYIPHILKQAEFFKLERKTIKLFTVDPNNLYSGSVNAWSSISLNHPSTFETLAIDSDLKKMIIEDLERFVKRKEYYRRVGKAWKRGYLLYGPPGTGKSSLIAAMANYLNFDIYDLELSGLRVDSELRNALVGTANKSIVVVEDIDCSIELNNRDNNVVDYGGGYQQEKVTLSGFLNFIDGLWSSCGDERIIIFTTNHKEKLDPALLRPGRMDVHIHMSYCTPGGFKVLANNYLGVTDHELFTDIERLVEEAEATPAEVAEQLMKHDEPDSALKGLVEFLKLKKVEDEEAKALKLEEESKPKENINNNDDEDHGTQVSSFMRGGARSRRRGRRRGRFIRMF, via the exons ATGGCAACGCAATCAAACAATATGGTGGCAGCAAAATCAATACTCTCGACAGTAGGCTCTACAGTGGCGGCAGCCATGGTGGCGCGTTCCATAATCAACGACTTCCTCCCCTATGAAATCCGCAACTACCTCTTCTCCTCCCTCCACTCCGTCTTCAGCCGGCGGCTTTCGTCGGAAATCACCATGATCATCGACGAGTTTGACGGCCTCGAAACCAACCAGATCTTCGAGGCGGCGGAGCTCTTCATAGGAGCCCGTACTAAGACCACCTCCACCTCCACGTCCGCCACCCGTCTTAAGGTCCGAAAGCCCGAATCCGAGAAACAAATCCTGGTCAACGTTGACCGAGATGAGGAGATAGTGGATGAGTTCGAGGGGATCAAATTTCGTTGGATGTTACACTGCCGTACGATCGAGAG TTCGTACAACCTAAGGGACATGAACTCCACCCTGAGGTCCGAGGTTCGAGCATTCCACCTAACATTCCACAAGAAATTCAAAGCCATTGCATTAGAAAAATACATCCCACACATTCTAAAACAGGCAGAGTTTTTCAAACTAGAGAGGAAGACGATCAAGCTGTTTACAGTAGACCCGAACAACTTATACTCGGGCTCGGTAAACGCGTGGAGCTCCATTAGTCTAAACCACCCGTCCACCTTCGAGACGTTGGCCATAGACTCCGATTTAAAGAAGATGATCATCGAGGATCTCGAGAGGTTCGTGAAGAGGAAGGAGTATTATAGACGTGTAGGGAAAGCGTGGAAGAGGGGTTACTTGTTGTACGGGCCTCCGGGTACGGGTAAATCGAGCTTGATTGCGGCAATGGCGAACTACTTGAATTTTGATATATATGATCTTGAATTGAGTGGGTTAAGGGTGGATTCGGAGCTCCGAAATGCGTTGGTGGGTACGGCGAATAAGTCGATAGTGGTGGTGGAGGATATTGATTGCTCCATTGAGTTGAATAATAGGGATAATAATGTTGTTGATTATGGTGGTGGATACCAACAAGAAAAG GTAACATTATCTGGATTCCTGAACTTTATTGATGGATTATGGTCAAGTTGTGGGGATGAACGAATCATAATATTTACCACAAACCACAAAGAAAAGTTAGACCCCGCATTGCTACGTCCTGGAAGAATGGACGTGCACATTCACATGTCTTACTGCACTCCAGGTGGGTTCAAGGTCCTTGCCAACAACTACCTCGGCGTAACGGATCACGAACTCTTTACAGACATCGAGAGACTGGTCGAGGAAGCGGAGGCCACCCCGGCGGAGGTGGCCGAGCAATTAATGAAGCACGACGAGCCCGATTCGGCACTAAAAGGGCTAGTTGAGTTCCTCAAACTTAAAAAAGTTGAAGATGAGGAAGCCAAGGCTTTGAAATTGGAGGAAGAGTCTAAACCCAAAgagaatattaataataatgatGATGAAGATCATG GAACCCAAGTATCCTCATTCATGAGGGGTGGAGCTAGATCGCGTCGGCGGGGAAGAAGACGGGGTCGTTTCATCAGAATGTTTTAG
- the LOC110804546 gene encoding AAA-ATPase At3g50940 isoform X1, whose product MATQSNNMVAAKSILSTVGSTVAAAMVARSIINDFLPYEIRNYLFSSLHSVFSRRLSSEITMIIDEFDGLETNQIFEAAELFIGARTKTTSTSTSATRLKVRKPESEKQILVNVDRDEEIVDEFEGIKFRWMLHCRTIESSYNLRDMNSTLRSEVRAFHLTFHKKFKAIALEKYIPHILKQAEFFKLERKTIKLFTVDPNNLYSGSVNAWSSISLNHPSTFETLAIDSDLKKMIIEDLERFVKRKEYYRRVGKAWKRGYLLYGPPGTGKSSLIAAMANYLNFDIYDLELSGLRVDSELRNALVGTANKSIVVVEDIDCSIELNNRDNNVVDYGGGYQQEKVTLSGFLNFIDGLWSSCGDERIIIFTTNHKEKLDPALLRPGRMDVHIHMSYCTPGGFKVLANNYLGVTDHELFTDIERLVEEAEATPAEVAEQLMKHDEPDSALKGLVEFLKLKKVEDEEAKALKLEEESKPKENINNNDDEDHGMKLIDEEQDVSLDVTNKNPSILIHEGWS is encoded by the exons ATGGCAACGCAATCAAACAATATGGTGGCAGCAAAATCAATACTCTCGACAGTAGGCTCTACAGTGGCGGCAGCCATGGTGGCGCGTTCCATAATCAACGACTTCCTCCCCTATGAAATCCGCAACTACCTCTTCTCCTCCCTCCACTCCGTCTTCAGCCGGCGGCTTTCGTCGGAAATCACCATGATCATCGACGAGTTTGACGGCCTCGAAACCAACCAGATCTTCGAGGCGGCGGAGCTCTTCATAGGAGCCCGTACTAAGACCACCTCCACCTCCACGTCCGCCACCCGTCTTAAGGTCCGAAAGCCCGAATCCGAGAAACAAATCCTGGTCAACGTTGACCGAGATGAGGAGATAGTGGATGAGTTCGAGGGGATCAAATTTCGTTGGATGTTACACTGCCGTACGATCGAGAG TTCGTACAACCTAAGGGACATGAACTCCACCCTGAGGTCCGAGGTTCGAGCATTCCACCTAACATTCCACAAGAAATTCAAAGCCATTGCATTAGAAAAATACATCCCACACATTCTAAAACAGGCAGAGTTTTTCAAACTAGAGAGGAAGACGATCAAGCTGTTTACAGTAGACCCGAACAACTTATACTCGGGCTCGGTAAACGCGTGGAGCTCCATTAGTCTAAACCACCCGTCCACCTTCGAGACGTTGGCCATAGACTCCGATTTAAAGAAGATGATCATCGAGGATCTCGAGAGGTTCGTGAAGAGGAAGGAGTATTATAGACGTGTAGGGAAAGCGTGGAAGAGGGGTTACTTGTTGTACGGGCCTCCGGGTACGGGTAAATCGAGCTTGATTGCGGCAATGGCGAACTACTTGAATTTTGATATATATGATCTTGAATTGAGTGGGTTAAGGGTGGATTCGGAGCTCCGAAATGCGTTGGTGGGTACGGCGAATAAGTCGATAGTGGTGGTGGAGGATATTGATTGCTCCATTGAGTTGAATAATAGGGATAATAATGTTGTTGATTATGGTGGTGGATACCAACAAGAAAAG GTAACATTATCTGGATTCCTGAACTTTATTGATGGATTATGGTCAAGTTGTGGGGATGAACGAATCATAATATTTACCACAAACCACAAAGAAAAGTTAGACCCCGCATTGCTACGTCCTGGAAGAATGGACGTGCACATTCACATGTCTTACTGCACTCCAGGTGGGTTCAAGGTCCTTGCCAACAACTACCTCGGCGTAACGGATCACGAACTCTTTACAGACATCGAGAGACTGGTCGAGGAAGCGGAGGCCACCCCGGCGGAGGTGGCCGAGCAATTAATGAAGCACGACGAGCCCGATTCGGCACTAAAAGGGCTAGTTGAGTTCCTCAAACTTAAAAAAGTTGAAGATGAGGAAGCCAAGGCTTTGAAATTGGAGGAAGAGTCTAAACCCAAAgagaatattaataataatgatGATGAAGATCATGGTATGAAGTTGATTGATGAAGAACAAGATGTTAGCTTAGATGTTACCAATAA GAACCCAAGTATCCTCATTCATGAGGGGTGGAGCTAG